The proteins below come from a single Balaenoptera musculus isolate JJ_BM4_2016_0621 chromosome 1, mBalMus1.pri.v3, whole genome shotgun sequence genomic window:
- the LOC118892153 gene encoding cytochrome b-c1 complex subunit 6, mitochondrial isoform X1: MVLEEEQRMMAGSGDPNEEEEEEEELVDPLTTVREQCEQLEKCVKAREQLELCDERVSSRSQTEDCTEELFDFLHARDHCVSQPKVAHKLFNSLK, encoded by the exons ATGGTGCTGGAGGAAGAGCAAAGGATGATGGCCGGGTCCGGAGATCCCAATGAG gaagaagaggaggaggaggaattagTG GATCCCCTAACAACAGTGAGAGAGCAATGCGAGCAGCTGGAGAAATGTGTAAAGGCTCGGGAGCAGCTAGAGCTCTGTGATGAGCGTGTATCCTCCAGGTCACAGACAGAGGATTGCACAGAGGAGCTCTTTGACTTCTTGCATGCAAGGGACCACTGCGTAAGTCAGCCTAAG GTGGCCCACAAACTCTTTAACAGCTTGAAGTAA
- the LOC118892153 gene encoding cytochrome b-c1 complex subunit 6, mitochondrial isoform X3 yields the protein MGDPILPFLAAVWLCQLAFCTDPLTTVREQCEQLEKCVKAREQLELCDERVSSRSQTEDCTEELFDFLHARDHCVAHKLFNSLK from the exons ATGGGAGACCCCATTCTGCCATTTCTGGCGGCAGTGTGGCTCTGCCAGCTGGCCTTCTGCACG GATCCCCTAACAACAGTGAGAGAGCAATGCGAGCAGCTGGAGAAATGTGTAAAGGCTCGGGAGCAGCTAGAGCTCTGTGATGAGCGTGTATCCTCCAGGTCACAGACAGAGGATTGCACAGAGGAGCTCTTTGACTTCTTGCATGCAAGGGACCACTGC GTGGCCCACAAACTCTTTAACAGCTTGAAGTAA
- the LOC118892153 gene encoding cytochrome b-c1 complex subunit 6, mitochondrial isoform X2: MVLEEEQRMMAGSGDPNEEEEEEEELVDPLTTVREQCEQLEKCVKAREQLELCDERVSSRSQTEDCTEELFDFLHARDHCVAHKLFNSLK; this comes from the exons ATGGTGCTGGAGGAAGAGCAAAGGATGATGGCCGGGTCCGGAGATCCCAATGAG gaagaagaggaggaggaggaattagTG GATCCCCTAACAACAGTGAGAGAGCAATGCGAGCAGCTGGAGAAATGTGTAAAGGCTCGGGAGCAGCTAGAGCTCTGTGATGAGCGTGTATCCTCCAGGTCACAGACAGAGGATTGCACAGAGGAGCTCTTTGACTTCTTGCATGCAAGGGACCACTGC GTGGCCCACAAACTCTTTAACAGCTTGAAGTAA